The Perca fluviatilis chromosome 24, GENO_Pfluv_1.0, whole genome shotgun sequence genome has a window encoding:
- the LOC120553992 gene encoding Hermansky-Pudlak syndrome 3 protein-like translates to MSDTHPNELHAPSRCRPLKSADDLMNSCSDYGALYLWLTALNQAKNTSSQHQEALYKLQSLLCGPSLSVGFIVPLMERLSEESLWGFSLHLLCTTRRGQYDSSIEKLLDRCAQAIIAYANHQLQDKHMVCTEQ, encoded by the exons CACACCCCAACGAACTACACGCACCTTCAAGATGCAGGCCGCTGAAGAGCGCAGACGATCTG aTGAACTCATGCTCCGATTACGGTGCTCTGTACCTATGGCTCACTGCTCTGAATCAAGCTAAAAATACCAGCTCCCAACACCAGGAGGCGCTATACAAACTGCAG TCTCTCCTGTGTGGTCCGTCCCTGTCCGTGGGCTTCATCGTGCCTCTTATGGAGCGTCTGTCAGAGGAATCCTTATGGGGCTTCAGCCTGCACCTCCTCTGCACAACCAGAAGGGGGCAGTACGACAGCAGCATTGAAAAGCTGCTGGACCGATGTGCTCAGGCCATCATAGCCTACGCCAACCACCAGTTACAAGACAAACATATGGTCTGTACTGAGCAGTAG